In a single window of the Zonotrichia leucophrys gambelii isolate GWCS_2022_RI chromosome 2, RI_Zleu_2.0, whole genome shotgun sequence genome:
- the TMUB1 gene encoding transmembrane and ubiquitin-like domain-containing protein 1 yields MALIEGVGDEVTVLFALLLAAAVLGLAWASTRAPEPAAPPAEAAPSTAPAERKASTPNPAATPAPAPAEGAAASDEAEGLRHRSPPAATAEGPAEPTLVLRLKFLNDTERLARVRPGDTVGALKRTYFPGQEQQVRLIYQGQLLRDDTQSLAGLHLGHLSVLHCHLSPPSAAATAPGSPGPRSPAPAALGVGSLALPLFVLLLALLWYLQLQHRHVFTATATTCLAGLTLLVTFVAFAMYRR; encoded by the exons ATGGCGCTCATCGAGGGCGTCGGCGATGAGGTGACGGTGCTGTTCGCGCTGCTGCTGGCGGCCGCCGTGCTGGGGCTCGCCTGGGCCTCCACGCGCGCCCCGGAGCCCGCGGCGCCGCCGGCTGAGGCGGCCCCGAGCACGGCCCCCGCCGAGCGCAAGGCCTCGACCCCCAACCCTGCCGCGAcccctgccccggccccggccgagGGAGCGGCGGCCTCCGATGAGGCGGAGGGGCTGCGGCACCGGAGCCCTCCCGCGGCCACCGCCGAGGGCCCCGCCGAGCCCACGCTGGTGCTGCGGCTCAAGTTCCTGAACGACACGGAGCGCCTGGCGCGGGTGCGCCCCGGGGACACCGTCGGTGCGCTCAAGAG GACCTACTTcccggggcaggagcagcaagtgCGCTTGATCTACCAGGGACAGCTGCTGCGTGACGACACCCAGAGCCTGGCGGGGCTGCACCTGGGCCACCTGAGCGTCCTGCACTGCCACCTGTCGCCGCCCAGCGCGGCCGCCACGgcccccggcagccccggcccccgcagccccgcgccTGCCGCACTGGGTGTGGGCAGCCTGGCGCTGCCGCTCTtcgtgctgctgctggccctgctctggtacctgcagctgcagcaccggCACGTCTTCACCGCCACCGCCACCACCTGCCTGGCCGGCCTCACCCTGCTCGTCACCTTCGTGGCCTTCGCCATGTACCGCAGATAG